One segment of Leptospirillum ferrooxidans C2-3 DNA contains the following:
- a CDS encoding lysylphosphatidylglycerol synthase transmembrane domain-containing protein, whose product MKKRIQLFLGFAVSGVALWASLAHANMRELGHALWRGHYGWLIPIFLLMNVSFLLRAFFWKTTLSVRHRVSVGHLFSSVIVGVMANNILPFRAGELVRIAYTRQVEGIGAPILLTTVFMERFFDVTMLTFVIFIDLFLVGGSNLRTPAIILACVVGGFFLGGAILIRKHLSVFSVILGFFEKVPAFRDRLRKVLMTAVDGFSSLRSIRETFTLFLLSFGIWMGSLASCYFFLRIFDLSMDPVPMSLSLLLYTSLAFLVPASPGGVGVVQLATVYALRGYHVGDSRSLALSVVFQIVPFLFTMVAGWYFIHRDHFSLFGKRERPA is encoded by the coding sequence GTTTGCTGTCAGTGGAGTGGCTCTCTGGGCCTCTCTTGCCCACGCCAATATGAGGGAGCTTGGTCATGCGTTGTGGCGGGGCCATTATGGCTGGCTGATCCCGATATTCCTGCTGATGAATGTTTCCTTTTTGCTCAGGGCCTTTTTCTGGAAAACAACATTGTCCGTTCGACATCGTGTTTCGGTGGGGCATCTGTTTTCCTCGGTCATAGTGGGTGTCATGGCAAACAATATTTTGCCTTTTCGCGCGGGAGAGCTTGTCCGGATCGCCTATACGAGGCAGGTTGAGGGAATCGGCGCTCCAATCCTTCTGACGACTGTCTTCATGGAGCGGTTCTTTGATGTGACGATGCTGACTTTTGTCATTTTTATCGATCTCTTTCTTGTCGGGGGTTCCAACCTCAGAACACCGGCAATCATCCTGGCCTGTGTGGTGGGTGGGTTCTTTTTGGGAGGTGCGATCCTGATCCGGAAACATCTGTCTGTTTTTTCCGTGATCCTGGGATTTTTCGAGAAAGTGCCTGCATTCAGGGACAGGCTCCGGAAAGTGCTGATGACAGCGGTTGACGGGTTTTCAAGCCTGAGATCGATACGAGAGACCTTCACCCTTTTTCTCCTGAGCTTCGGAATCTGGATGGGAAGTCTTGCTTCCTGTTACTTTTTTCTGAGGATTTTTGATCTCTCAATGGATCCCGTGCCCATGAGCCTCTCTCTTCTTTTATATACGAGCCTTGCCTTTCTTGTTCCGGCATCTCCCGGAGGAGTTGGCGTTGTCCAGCTGGCAACGGTTTATGCACTTCGGGGGTATCATGTCGGGGACTCCAGATCATTGGCCCTTTCCGTGGTCTTTCAGATTGTTCCTTTTCTCTTTACAATGGTCGCCGGGTGGTATTTTATTCACCGCGATCATTTCTCCCTCTTTGGAAAGAGGGAGCGTCCTGCCTGA
- the ndk gene encoding nucleoside-diphosphate kinase: MMQQQTLAIVKPDAFRKQSTGAILARYEKEGFKIKAARVRWLSVREAESFYAVHRERPFFSSLTAFMASGPVMTLVLEAENAVLRHRDLLGATDPAKAAPQTLRNLFGASIEENAVHGSDSEENARQEIAFFFSGAEIF; encoded by the coding sequence ATCATGCAACAACAAACACTTGCCATCGTCAAGCCGGATGCGTTCCGGAAACAGTCCACCGGAGCCATTCTCGCCCGTTATGAAAAAGAAGGTTTCAAAATCAAGGCTGCCCGCGTCAGATGGTTGTCTGTTCGTGAAGCAGAGAGTTTTTATGCAGTGCACAGGGAACGTCCATTTTTTTCAAGTCTGACAGCCTTCATGGCATCAGGACCGGTCATGACGCTTGTCCTTGAAGCAGAGAATGCGGTCCTCCGGCACAGGGACCTTTTGGGTGCCACCGATCCGGCCAAGGCCGCTCCGCAGACCCTTCGGAATCTTTTTGGTGCTTCGATTGAAGAAAATGCTGTTCATGGCTCCGATTCCGAAGAGAATGCCAGACAGGAAATTGCCTTCTTTTTTTCGGGCGCCGAGATCT